In Paramormyrops kingsleyae isolate MSU_618 chromosome 13, PKINGS_0.4, whole genome shotgun sequence, a single window of DNA contains:
- the det1 gene encoding DET1 homolog isoform X2, with translation MENQNVVHRLEKRRICSGRPGAHWYRVRCLHQNVFPNFTVVNVEKPPCFLRKFSPDGRCFIAFSSDQTSLEIYEYQGCQAAEDLLLGQEGDTLAGGHDQRSLGVRARLFERFFSLLHVTSVASNGEHLNRECSLFTDDGRYVIVGSAAYLPEDPHPHFFEVYRNNESVTPNPRSPLEDYSLHVVDLHTGRLCDTRAFKCDKIILSHNQGLYLYRNILAVLSVQQQTIHVFQVTPEGTFLDVRTIGRFCYEDDLLTLSAVYPEARAEGQQGFARLYKEKAINSLKHRLLVYLWRRAERDGSAAAKRRFFQFFDQLRQLRMWKMQLLDENHLFIKYTSEDVVTLRVTDPSQPSFFVVYNMVSTEVMAVFENTSDRLLELFENFCDLFRNATLHSEAVQFPCSASSNNYARQVQRRFKDTIVNAKYGGHTEAVRRLLGQLPISAQSYSSSPYLDLSLFSYDDKWVSVMERPKTCGDHPIRFYARDSGLLKFKIQAGLLGRPINHTVRRLVAFTFHPFEPFAISVQRTNAEYVVNFHMRHVCL, from the exons ATGGAG AACCAGAATGTCGTCCACCGACTGGAGAAGCGGAGGATCTGCTCCGGCCGGCCCGGGGCCCACTGGTACCGCGTGCGCTGCCTCCACCAGAACGTGTTCCCGAACTTCACTGTGGTCAACGTGGAGAAGCCGCCCTGCTTCCTGCGCAAGTTCTCCCCCGATGGACGCTGCTTCATCGCCTTCTCCTCGGATCAGACCTCCTTGGAGATCTACGAGTACCAGGGCTGCCAGGCGGCCGAGGACCTGCTGCTGGGTCAGGAGGGCGACACGCTGGCGGGGGGTCATGACCAGAGGTCCTTGGGCGTGCGCGCGCGCCTCTTCGAGCGCTTCTTCTCACTGCTGCATGTGACCAGCGTGGCGTCCAACGGCGAGCACCTGAACCGCGAGTGCAGCCTGTTCACAGATGACGGGCGCTATGTCATCGTGGGCTCGGCGGCCTACCTCCCCGAGGATCCGCACCCGCACTTCTTTGAGGTGTACCGTAACAACGAGTCGGTGACGCCCAACCCGCGCTCGCCGCTTGAGGACTATTCGCTGCATGTGGTGGACCTGCACACGGGCCGACTGTGTGACACGCGTGCCTTCAAGTGCGACAAGATCATCCTGTCGCATAACCAGGGTCTCTACCTCTACCGCAACATCCTGGCCGTCCTCTCTGTGCAGCAGCAGACCATCCATGTCTTTCAG GTGACCCCAGAAGGCACCTTCCTGGACGTGCGGACGATCGGACGCTTCTGCTACGAGGACGACCTGCTAACCCTGTCGGCTGTGTACCCAGAGGCGCGGGCAGAGGGCCAGCAGGGCTTTGCGCGTCTCTATAAGGAGAAAGCCATCAACTCGCTGAAGCACCGCCTGCTGGTGTACCTGTGGCGGCGTGCCGAGCGGGATGGCAGCGCCGCCGCCAAGCGCCGTTTCTTCCAGTTCTTTGACCAGCTGCGCCAGCTGCGCATGTGGAAGATGCAGCTGCTGGACGAGAACCACCTGTTTATCAAGTACACCAGTGAGGACGTGGTGACCCTGCGCGTCACCGACCCCTCCCAG CCCTCATTCTTTGTAGTGTACAACATGGTGTCCACTGAGGTGATGGCTGTGTTTGAGAACACGTCCGACAGGCTGCTGGAGCTCTTCGAGAACTTCTGCGACCTGTTCCGCAACGCCACGCTGCACAGCGAGGCCGTGCAGTTCCCGTGCTCCGCCTCCAGCAACAACTATGCGCGGCAGGTGCAGAGAAG GTTCAAGGACACCATTGTGAATGCCAAGTATGGCGGGCACACGGAGGCAGTGCGCCGTCTCCTGGGACAGTTGCCCATCAGTGCCCAGTCCTACAGCAGCAGCCCTTATCTGGACCTTTCACTCTTCAGCTACGATGACAAGTGGGTGTCTGTGATGGAGCGCCCCAAAACCTGCGGGGATCACCCAATCAG GTTCTATGCCCGAGATTCCGGCTTACTGAAGTTCAAGATCCAGGCGGGCCTGCTGGGCCGGCCCATCAACCACACGGTGCGCAGGCTGGTCGCCTTCACCTTTCACCCGTTCGAACCCTTTGCCATCTCAGTGCAGCGCACCAATGCCGAATATGTGGTCAACTTCCACATGCGGCACGTGTGCCTCTGA
- the det1 gene encoding DET1 homolog isoform X1, which produces MAARDVRTMEDESPTLCPRRIQNQNVVHRLEKRRICSGRPGAHWYRVRCLHQNVFPNFTVVNVEKPPCFLRKFSPDGRCFIAFSSDQTSLEIYEYQGCQAAEDLLLGQEGDTLAGGHDQRSLGVRARLFERFFSLLHVTSVASNGEHLNRECSLFTDDGRYVIVGSAAYLPEDPHPHFFEVYRNNESVTPNPRSPLEDYSLHVVDLHTGRLCDTRAFKCDKIILSHNQGLYLYRNILAVLSVQQQTIHVFQVTPEGTFLDVRTIGRFCYEDDLLTLSAVYPEARAEGQQGFARLYKEKAINSLKHRLLVYLWRRAERDGSAAAKRRFFQFFDQLRQLRMWKMQLLDENHLFIKYTSEDVVTLRVTDPSQPSFFVVYNMVSTEVMAVFENTSDRLLELFENFCDLFRNATLHSEAVQFPCSASSNNYARQVQRRFKDTIVNAKYGGHTEAVRRLLGQLPISAQSYSSSPYLDLSLFSYDDKWVSVMERPKTCGDHPIRFYARDSGLLKFKIQAGLLGRPINHTVRRLVAFTFHPFEPFAISVQRTNAEYVVNFHMRHVCL; this is translated from the exons ATGGCAGCTAGAGACGTTCGGACGATGGAGGACGAGTCCCCCACCTTATGTCCTCGTCGCATCCAGAACCAGAATGTCGTCCACCGACTGGAGAAGCGGAGGATCTGCTCCGGCCGGCCCGGGGCCCACTGGTACCGCGTGCGCTGCCTCCACCAGAACGTGTTCCCGAACTTCACTGTGGTCAACGTGGAGAAGCCGCCCTGCTTCCTGCGCAAGTTCTCCCCCGATGGACGCTGCTTCATCGCCTTCTCCTCGGATCAGACCTCCTTGGAGATCTACGAGTACCAGGGCTGCCAGGCGGCCGAGGACCTGCTGCTGGGTCAGGAGGGCGACACGCTGGCGGGGGGTCATGACCAGAGGTCCTTGGGCGTGCGCGCGCGCCTCTTCGAGCGCTTCTTCTCACTGCTGCATGTGACCAGCGTGGCGTCCAACGGCGAGCACCTGAACCGCGAGTGCAGCCTGTTCACAGATGACGGGCGCTATGTCATCGTGGGCTCGGCGGCCTACCTCCCCGAGGATCCGCACCCGCACTTCTTTGAGGTGTACCGTAACAACGAGTCGGTGACGCCCAACCCGCGCTCGCCGCTTGAGGACTATTCGCTGCATGTGGTGGACCTGCACACGGGCCGACTGTGTGACACGCGTGCCTTCAAGTGCGACAAGATCATCCTGTCGCATAACCAGGGTCTCTACCTCTACCGCAACATCCTGGCCGTCCTCTCTGTGCAGCAGCAGACCATCCATGTCTTTCAG GTGACCCCAGAAGGCACCTTCCTGGACGTGCGGACGATCGGACGCTTCTGCTACGAGGACGACCTGCTAACCCTGTCGGCTGTGTACCCAGAGGCGCGGGCAGAGGGCCAGCAGGGCTTTGCGCGTCTCTATAAGGAGAAAGCCATCAACTCGCTGAAGCACCGCCTGCTGGTGTACCTGTGGCGGCGTGCCGAGCGGGATGGCAGCGCCGCCGCCAAGCGCCGTTTCTTCCAGTTCTTTGACCAGCTGCGCCAGCTGCGCATGTGGAAGATGCAGCTGCTGGACGAGAACCACCTGTTTATCAAGTACACCAGTGAGGACGTGGTGACCCTGCGCGTCACCGACCCCTCCCAG CCCTCATTCTTTGTAGTGTACAACATGGTGTCCACTGAGGTGATGGCTGTGTTTGAGAACACGTCCGACAGGCTGCTGGAGCTCTTCGAGAACTTCTGCGACCTGTTCCGCAACGCCACGCTGCACAGCGAGGCCGTGCAGTTCCCGTGCTCCGCCTCCAGCAACAACTATGCGCGGCAGGTGCAGAGAAG GTTCAAGGACACCATTGTGAATGCCAAGTATGGCGGGCACACGGAGGCAGTGCGCCGTCTCCTGGGACAGTTGCCCATCAGTGCCCAGTCCTACAGCAGCAGCCCTTATCTGGACCTTTCACTCTTCAGCTACGATGACAAGTGGGTGTCTGTGATGGAGCGCCCCAAAACCTGCGGGGATCACCCAATCAG GTTCTATGCCCGAGATTCCGGCTTACTGAAGTTCAAGATCCAGGCGGGCCTGCTGGGCCGGCCCATCAACCACACGGTGCGCAGGCTGGTCGCCTTCACCTTTCACCCGTTCGAACCCTTTGCCATCTCAGTGCAGCGCACCAATGCCGAATATGTGGTCAACTTCCACATGCGGCACGTGTGCCTCTGA
- the det1 gene encoding DET1 homolog isoform X3, whose amino-acid sequence MAARDVRTMEDESPTLCPRRIQNQNVVHRLEKRRICSGRPGAHWYRVRCLHQNVFPNFTVVNVEKPPCFLRKFSPDGRCFIAFSSDQTSLEIYEYQGCQAAEDLLLGQEGDTLAGGHDQRSLGVRARLFERFFSLLHVTSVASNGEHLNRECSLFTDDGRYVIVGSAAYLPEDPHPHFFEVYRNNESVTPNPRSPLEDYSLHVVDLHTGRLCDTRAFKCDKIILSHNQGLYLYRNILAVLSVQQQTIHVFQVTPEGTFLDVRTIGRFCYEDDLLTLSAVYPEARAEGQQGFARLYKEKAINSLKHRLLVYLWRRAERDGSAAAKRRFFQFFDQLRQLRMWKMQLLDENHLFIKYTSEDVVTLRVTDPSQPSFFVVYNMVSTEVMAVFENTSDRLLELFENFCDLFRNATLHSEAVQFPCSASSNNYARQVQGHHCECQVWRAHGGSAPSPGTVAHQCPVLQQQPLSGPFTLQLR is encoded by the exons ATGGCAGCTAGAGACGTTCGGACGATGGAGGACGAGTCCCCCACCTTATGTCCTCGTCGCATCCAGAACCAGAATGTCGTCCACCGACTGGAGAAGCGGAGGATCTGCTCCGGCCGGCCCGGGGCCCACTGGTACCGCGTGCGCTGCCTCCACCAGAACGTGTTCCCGAACTTCACTGTGGTCAACGTGGAGAAGCCGCCCTGCTTCCTGCGCAAGTTCTCCCCCGATGGACGCTGCTTCATCGCCTTCTCCTCGGATCAGACCTCCTTGGAGATCTACGAGTACCAGGGCTGCCAGGCGGCCGAGGACCTGCTGCTGGGTCAGGAGGGCGACACGCTGGCGGGGGGTCATGACCAGAGGTCCTTGGGCGTGCGCGCGCGCCTCTTCGAGCGCTTCTTCTCACTGCTGCATGTGACCAGCGTGGCGTCCAACGGCGAGCACCTGAACCGCGAGTGCAGCCTGTTCACAGATGACGGGCGCTATGTCATCGTGGGCTCGGCGGCCTACCTCCCCGAGGATCCGCACCCGCACTTCTTTGAGGTGTACCGTAACAACGAGTCGGTGACGCCCAACCCGCGCTCGCCGCTTGAGGACTATTCGCTGCATGTGGTGGACCTGCACACGGGCCGACTGTGTGACACGCGTGCCTTCAAGTGCGACAAGATCATCCTGTCGCATAACCAGGGTCTCTACCTCTACCGCAACATCCTGGCCGTCCTCTCTGTGCAGCAGCAGACCATCCATGTCTTTCAG GTGACCCCAGAAGGCACCTTCCTGGACGTGCGGACGATCGGACGCTTCTGCTACGAGGACGACCTGCTAACCCTGTCGGCTGTGTACCCAGAGGCGCGGGCAGAGGGCCAGCAGGGCTTTGCGCGTCTCTATAAGGAGAAAGCCATCAACTCGCTGAAGCACCGCCTGCTGGTGTACCTGTGGCGGCGTGCCGAGCGGGATGGCAGCGCCGCCGCCAAGCGCCGTTTCTTCCAGTTCTTTGACCAGCTGCGCCAGCTGCGCATGTGGAAGATGCAGCTGCTGGACGAGAACCACCTGTTTATCAAGTACACCAGTGAGGACGTGGTGACCCTGCGCGTCACCGACCCCTCCCAG CCCTCATTCTTTGTAGTGTACAACATGGTGTCCACTGAGGTGATGGCTGTGTTTGAGAACACGTCCGACAGGCTGCTGGAGCTCTTCGAGAACTTCTGCGACCTGTTCCGCAACGCCACGCTGCACAGCGAGGCCGTGCAGTTCCCGTGCTCCGCCTCCAGCAACAACTATGCGCGGCAG GTTCAAGGACACCATTGTGAATGCCAAGTATGGCGGGCACACGGAGGCAGTGCGCCGTCTCCTGGGACAGTTGCCCATCAGTGCCCAGTCCTACAGCAGCAGCCCTTATCTGGACCTTTCACTCTTCAGCTACGATGA